The sequence below is a genomic window from Vicinamibacteria bacterium.
CTCCAACATCTTCGACGCCCGCTCCGAGGGGCTTGCGACCGGTATGGAAGAGATGATGATGCACGCGGGGCTCTTCGAAGGACGGCCCCGGGCTCGCGAGCTCATCTACATTCTGCTGGCGCAGCGCGCCGCCCGGGCGCTCGGGGGCCTGATGATGCACGCTAACGAATACACCATCGAGCAAGCGGCGGAGTTTGCTTCCCGATGGACACCTCGTGGATGGATGCCGCCGGACAGCGACACCGTCTGGGGCGAGCAGCACCTCTACCTGCAGCAGCCAGGCTACGGGACGAGCTACATCATCGGCAAGATCGAGATCGAGAAGCTCCTCGCCGAACGAGCCCTCGAGCTCGGCGACGGGTTCACCCTGAAAGGCTTCATGGACGAGTTCACCGCGGCGGGCGTCATTCCCGTCTCTCTGATTCGCTGGGAACTGACGGGGCGGGACGATGAGATCCGCCGGATGACTTCGGCTCGATAGCGAAGGGTCTCGGGGACTCGACTCGTTTCGCGATCTCTTCGAAGGCCGCA
It includes:
- a CDS encoding DUF885 family protein; the encoded protein is GFFDEVAYREPVTMRTHGTHWIELARMVEEPHASPIRRVPSLSNIFDARSEGLATGMEEMMMHAGLFEGRPRARELIYILLAQRAARALGGLMMHANEYTIEQAAEFASRWTPRGWMPPDSDTVWGEQHLYLQQPGYGTSYIIGKIEIEKLLAERALELGDGFTLKGFMDEFTAAGVIPVSLIRWELTGRDDEIRRMTSAR